The Deltaproteobacteria bacterium sequence GAAAAGGAGGTATTCAGATGTTGACGGAAAAGCAGGTCTTTGAAATCAGAATATTGTACAGAGAGGGATTAAGCAAGCTAGCAATAGCCAGGCGCCTTGGCATTGCTCCCAACACTGTAAACAAATATCTTAAAAAGGAGTGGTGTCAAATGGCAAAAAGGGGATCGAAGTTGGATCCTTTCAAGGGTTACATTAAGAAAAGGCTCGAGGAGTATCCCGAACTCACGGCTACAGTGTTGTTTAAGGAATTGGTGGAGAAGGGTTATAGCGGTAAATTGACGATACTCCGGATGTATGTGGCCACAATAAGGCCCAAGGAGAAACCTGAAATTGTTGTCAGATTCGAAACAAAGCCAGGAAAGCAATTCCAGGTTGATTGGGGAACAGGGACAACGATTATTGCAGGCGAAAAGGCAACCGTTAAGTTTTTCATTATGGTGTTGGGCTATTCACGGATGCTGTACGTGGAGACAGTACCAGATGAAAAACTCGAGACTCTAATCCAAGCTCATCTACATGCCTTTGAGTACTTTGGCGGTTATCCTTCTGAAGGTCTGTACGACAACATGAAAACCGTTGTGAAGAAGCTTCAGAAGCACAAGGAATACAATGCCAAGTTCATGGATTTTGCGGATTTCTACGGTCTTAAGGTAATCACCCACAGACCATATAATCCAAAAGCCAAAGGAAAAGTCGAGAGGATGGTTCCCTATGTAAGGGAGAATATTCTTTACGGTCAGAGTTATTCGAGTCAAACGGAACTGAAGAATGTGTTGAGGGATTGGTTAGCAATAGCAAATCAGCGGCTCCATTCCGAATTAAAAGAAACCCCTCTCGAAAGATTCGAGAGGGAAAAGGATCACCTAAACAAGCTAAGTAAATTGTATCCCATTCGCAGATTAAATACAAGACTCGTAAGAGACAAAGGTCAGATAGTCTACGAAGAAAGGGCATACCGTGTTGGTAAAAAATACGTGGGGGAAAGAGTCAATCTCCAGGTAGAAGGTTCACTACTGAAGATATACGATGGTGATGAACTCATTACAGTACATCCCTTGAAAGACCAGGTAGAAAAAAGGTCTTTGAGAGAATACCAGGCTCTTGTGGGTGATGCGGTATGAGCTATGAAAAAGTACACAGCTTGTTGAAAGAACTGAAACTGGAAGGAATCTCCAGGATACTGGATTCTTCTCTTCAAAACTGGAGCAAAGATGATAAAGACGTTCTCGAATTGATTGAAGAACTACTGATAGCCCAGAAGAAAGAAAATGAGAACAAGAAATA is a genomic window containing:
- the istA gene encoding IS21 family transposase codes for the protein MLTEKQVFEIRILYREGLSKLAIARRLGIAPNTVNKYLKKEWCQMAKRGSKLDPFKGYIKKRLEEYPELTATVLFKELVEKGYSGKLTILRMYVATIRPKEKPEIVVRFETKPGKQFQVDWGTGTTIIAGEKATVKFFIMVLGYSRMLYVETVPDEKLETLIQAHLHAFEYFGGYPSEGLYDNMKTVVKKLQKHKEYNAKFMDFADFYGLKVITHRPYNPKAKGKVERMVPYVRENILYGQSYSSQTELKNVLRDWLAIANQRLHSELKETPLERFEREKDHLNKLSKLYPIRRLNTRLVRDKGQIVYEERAYRVGKKYVGERVNLQVEGSLLKIYDGDELITVHPLKDQVEKRSLREYQALVGDAV